The proteins below are encoded in one region of Microbacterium pygmaeum:
- a CDS encoding ABC transporter substrate-binding protein: protein MRHRTRRLLAITGAAAVTALALAACSAPAPEATTGADGDFEPITDIKLQLQWLPQAQFAGYYVALDQGYFEEEGFDSVEIVPSGGDIVPQDALVAGDVDFAIAWVPKVLGTLEATGVELTDIAQVYQKSGTLQVSWAGDGIESVADFEGKRIGSWGFGNEWEIFAAMAADDLDASGVSITTQDFSMNALLDRDVDAAQAMTYNEWAQILEVVNPATGELYQPEDFDVISYEDTDGAMLQDAIWADTQRLEDPAYADAAVRFLKAVTKGWVFARDNPEEAASITYDAAINAEAAFPVGPVHQQWQMNEVNKLIWAGGDFGIVDEAAWDKTVAGALSAKNQDGLELITTEPADSAYSNTYIEQALAELKDEGVEVGGEYTPIDVVLTEGGQ from the coding sequence ATGAGACACCGCACGAGGCGACTCCTCGCCATCACCGGGGCAGCAGCAGTCACCGCGCTCGCCCTCGCAGCCTGCTCGGCCCCCGCGCCCGAGGCCACCACCGGCGCCGACGGCGACTTCGAGCCCATCACCGACATCAAGCTCCAGCTCCAGTGGCTGCCGCAGGCCCAGTTCGCCGGGTACTACGTCGCCCTCGACCAGGGGTACTTCGAAGAGGAGGGCTTCGACTCGGTCGAGATCGTCCCCTCCGGCGGCGACATCGTGCCGCAGGACGCCCTCGTCGCGGGCGATGTCGACTTCGCCATCGCGTGGGTGCCGAAGGTGCTCGGCACCCTCGAGGCCACCGGCGTCGAATTGACTGACATCGCACAGGTGTACCAGAAGTCAGGCACGCTGCAGGTGTCATGGGCGGGCGACGGCATCGAATCCGTCGCCGACTTCGAGGGCAAGCGCATCGGCTCGTGGGGCTTCGGCAACGAGTGGGAGATCTTCGCCGCCATGGCGGCGGATGACCTCGACGCGAGCGGCGTCTCCATCACGACCCAGGACTTCAGCATGAACGCGCTCCTTGACCGCGACGTCGACGCGGCGCAGGCGATGACCTACAACGAGTGGGCGCAGATCCTCGAGGTCGTCAACCCCGCGACCGGGGAGCTGTACCAGCCCGAGGACTTCGACGTCATCAGCTACGAGGACACCGACGGCGCCATGCTGCAGGACGCGATCTGGGCCGACACCCAGCGCCTGGAGGACCCGGCCTACGCCGACGCCGCCGTCCGCTTCCTCAAGGCCGTCACCAAGGGATGGGTCTTCGCCCGGGACAACCCGGAAGAGGCCGCCTCCATCACGTACGACGCCGCGATCAACGCGGAGGCCGCCTTCCCGGTCGGTCCGGTGCACCAGCAGTGGCAGATGAACGAGGTCAACAAGCTCATCTGGGCAGGTGGCGACTTCGGGATCGTCGACGAGGCGGCGTGGGACAAGACGGTCGCCGGTGCCCTGTCGGCCAAGAACCAGGACGGGCTCGAGCTGATCACCACCGAGCCGGCCGATTCGGCGTACTCCAACACGTACATCGAGCAGGCGCTGGCAGAGCTGAAGGACGAGGGCGTCGAGGTCGGCGGCGAGTACACGCCGATCGACGTCGTGCTCACCGAGGGCGGACAGTAG
- a CDS encoding aspartate aminotransferase family protein codes for MTDEDLDTAAKALDREYVFHSWLAQANLDLPVIAGGSGATVWDHAGNRMLDFSSQLVNVNIGHQHPAVVAAIQEQAGILATIGPATANLTRGRAAQRIIDRAPDGFAKVFFTNGGADANENAIRMARLHTGRDTVLSTYRSYHGNTGGAIVATGDWRRMPNQYARGHVHFFGPYLYRSEFWATTPEEESARALHHLERVIVSEGPDTIAAILLESVPGTAGILIPPPGYLAGVRALCDRYGIVLILDEVMAGFGRTGRWFAFQGYDVVPDLITFAKGVNSGYVPVGGVIISDAISATFDERVFPGGLTYSGHPLAAASIIASIDAMQNEGIVDNARRIGDEAIAPALAELAEKHALIGEVRGEGVFWAVEMVADRGTREPVAAAVIGQLKKEMSARGLVPFSADNRIHVVPPCVVTDDEVAQAMAIYDEALTAVEASG; via the coding sequence ATGACCGACGAAGACCTCGACACGGCTGCCAAGGCGCTCGACCGGGAGTACGTGTTCCACTCCTGGCTGGCGCAGGCGAACCTCGACCTGCCGGTGATCGCGGGCGGGTCGGGCGCGACCGTGTGGGATCACGCCGGAAATCGGATGCTGGACTTCTCCAGCCAGCTGGTGAACGTGAACATCGGCCACCAGCATCCCGCCGTCGTCGCAGCCATCCAGGAGCAGGCGGGCATCCTCGCCACGATCGGCCCGGCCACCGCCAACCTGACGCGCGGGCGCGCGGCGCAGCGCATCATCGACAGGGCACCGGACGGTTTCGCGAAGGTGTTCTTCACCAATGGCGGTGCCGACGCCAACGAGAACGCGATCCGCATGGCGCGCCTGCACACGGGCAGGGACACGGTGCTCTCGACCTACCGCTCGTACCACGGCAACACCGGTGGTGCGATCGTCGCCACCGGCGACTGGCGACGGATGCCGAACCAGTACGCCCGCGGGCACGTGCACTTCTTCGGCCCCTACCTGTACCGCAGCGAATTCTGGGCGACCACCCCCGAGGAGGAATCGGCACGGGCGCTGCATCACCTGGAGCGCGTCATCGTCTCGGAGGGTCCGGACACGATCGCGGCGATCCTGCTCGAATCGGTGCCCGGCACCGCCGGCATCCTGATTCCGCCGCCCGGTTACCTGGCCGGCGTCCGCGCGCTGTGCGACCGGTACGGCATCGTGCTGATCCTCGACGAGGTGATGGCCGGCTTCGGCCGCACAGGACGCTGGTTCGCCTTCCAGGGCTACGACGTCGTCCCGGACCTCATCACCTTCGCCAAGGGTGTGAACTCGGGCTACGTGCCCGTCGGGGGCGTCATCATCTCGGACGCGATCTCGGCGACCTTCGATGAGCGCGTCTTCCCCGGGGGACTGACCTACAGCGGTCATCCGCTGGCCGCGGCATCCATCATCGCGTCCATCGATGCCATGCAGAACGAGGGCATCGTCGACAACGCCCGCCGCATCGGCGACGAGGCGATCGCACCCGCGCTGGCGGAGCTCGCCGAGAAGCATGCGCTGATCGGCGAGGTGCGCGGCGAGGGCGTGTTCTGGGCGGTGGAGATGGTCGCCGACCGCGGCACCCGCGAACCGGTCGCGGCCGCGGTGATCGGGCAGCTGAAGAAGGAGATGTCCGCACGCGGACTCGTACCCTTCTCGGCGGACAACCGCATCCATGTCGTGCCGCCGTGCGTGGTGACCGACGACGAGGTCGCGCAGGCGATGGCGATCTACGACGAGGCGCTCACCGCGGTCGAAGCCTCGGGGTGA
- a CDS encoding CoA-acylating methylmalonate-semialdehyde dehydrogenase, whose translation MTDTTTLEQTAPSATTILDHWVDGATWSGESTRTAPVYNPALGTVQKDVRLASVADVDAAVISAAAAWESWRDASISKRTAVMFAFRELLNERKQELAEILTSEHGKVLSDALGEIARGMEVVEFACGLGHLTKGAYSENVSTGVDVYSLKQPLGVVGIISPFNFPAMVPLWFFSIAIAAGNTVILKPSEKDPTAAIWMASLLKEAGLPDGVLNVVNGDKEAVDALLEHPDVRSISFVGSTPIARYVYETATGHGKRVQALGGAKNHMLILPDADLDLAADAAVNAGFGSAGERCMAISVVLAVDAIADEFVAKVKERMGTLRTGDGTRGTDMGPLITEVHRDKVASYIDVASTDGASVVVDGRGIEVDGDPNGFWLGPTLIDNVPVGSSVYQDEIFGPVLSVVRVDGYEEGLGIINGSRYGNGTAIFTNDGGAARRFQREVHVGMIGINVPIPVPVAYHSFGGWKASLFGDAKAYGPHGFDFFTQEKAVTSRWLDPSHGGLNLGFPQHD comes from the coding sequence ATGACCGACACCACCACGCTCGAGCAGACAGCGCCGTCAGCCACCACGATCCTCGACCACTGGGTCGACGGCGCAACGTGGTCGGGCGAGTCCACCCGCACCGCTCCGGTCTACAACCCGGCGCTCGGGACCGTCCAGAAGGACGTGCGACTGGCATCCGTCGCCGACGTCGACGCGGCTGTCATCTCCGCCGCGGCGGCATGGGAGTCGTGGCGCGACGCCTCGATCTCCAAGCGCACGGCGGTGATGTTCGCGTTCCGCGAGCTGCTGAACGAGCGCAAGCAGGAACTGGCCGAGATCCTCACCTCCGAGCACGGAAAGGTGCTCTCCGACGCGCTCGGCGAGATCGCGCGCGGCATGGAGGTCGTCGAGTTCGCCTGCGGGCTCGGTCACCTCACCAAGGGCGCGTACTCGGAGAACGTCTCGACCGGTGTCGACGTCTACTCCCTGAAGCAGCCGCTCGGCGTGGTGGGCATCATCAGCCCGTTCAACTTCCCGGCGATGGTGCCGCTGTGGTTCTTCTCGATCGCGATCGCCGCCGGCAACACGGTGATCCTCAAGCCCTCGGAGAAGGATCCGACCGCGGCGATCTGGATGGCATCGCTCCTGAAGGAGGCAGGGCTGCCCGACGGCGTCCTGAACGTCGTCAACGGCGACAAGGAGGCCGTCGACGCACTGCTGGAGCACCCCGATGTGCGCAGCATCTCGTTCGTCGGCTCGACGCCCATCGCACGCTACGTCTACGAGACCGCGACCGGTCACGGCAAGCGCGTCCAGGCCCTCGGCGGGGCGAAGAACCACATGCTGATCCTGCCGGACGCCGACCTGGACCTCGCCGCCGACGCCGCCGTCAACGCGGGGTTCGGCTCGGCCGGCGAACGCTGCATGGCGATCTCGGTCGTCCTGGCCGTCGACGCCATCGCCGACGAATTCGTCGCGAAGGTCAAGGAGCGCATGGGGACCCTCCGCACCGGCGACGGCACGCGCGGCACCGACATGGGACCGCTCATCACCGAAGTGCACCGCGACAAGGTCGCCTCGTACATCGACGTGGCCTCGACTGATGGCGCCTCGGTCGTGGTCGACGGCCGCGGCATCGAGGTCGACGGCGACCCGAACGGCTTCTGGCTCGGCCCGACCCTGATCGACAACGTGCCCGTCGGTTCCAGCGTGTACCAGGACGAGATCTTCGGCCCGGTGCTCTCAGTGGTGCGCGTCGACGGCTACGAAGAGGGCCTGGGCATCATCAACGGCAGCCGGTACGGCAACGGCACGGCGATCTTCACCAACGACGGCGGTGCCGCACGGCGCTTCCAGCGCGAGGTGCACGTCGGCATGATCGGCATCAACGTGCCGATCCCGGTACCGGTCGCGTACCACTCGTTCGGCGGCTGGAAGGCCTCGCTGTTCGGCGACGCGAAGGCGTACGGCCCGCACGGGTTCGACTTCTTCACGCAGGAGAAGGCCGTGACCAGCCGTTGGCTCGACCCGTCGCACGGCGGCCTGAACCTCGGCTTCCCGCAGCACGACTGA
- a CDS encoding diacylglycerol/lipid kinase family protein — protein sequence MHEAADSTGSGVGLLILRNSRSGTAVIRRDPADEFARRIPDAQVRTLQEGEDLGEVVAASMTSDHPPAVLGIYGGDGSVARMAELARRFALPLLVLPGGTYNHFARSAGLDDVDAALDAFESGRTVRVSAISTACDGADPTLALNAVSVGSYPELIEERERLRPRLGKWLGGILAAWRTMRTAEPLTIVVDGERARVWSVFVGIGRNDPERVATMQRAELTSAILDVRIHHARGSRVRAMAALAFGRRTTAVLRALGLMPPKQDVERLLVPAFEMLVRPDAGHSTVFVHDGELADPPGRAFTVRCTAVADAVEVFAR from the coding sequence ATGCACGAGGCGGCGGACAGCACCGGATCCGGCGTTGGACTCCTGATCCTGCGCAACAGCCGCTCGGGCACGGCCGTGATCCGCCGGGATCCCGCCGACGAGTTCGCTCGGCGCATCCCTGATGCGCAGGTGCGGACCCTTCAGGAGGGCGAGGATCTCGGCGAGGTCGTCGCAGCGTCGATGACCTCCGACCATCCTCCCGCAGTCCTGGGCATCTACGGCGGAGATGGTTCCGTGGCCCGGATGGCCGAATTGGCGCGCCGGTTCGCCCTGCCGCTGCTCGTTCTTCCCGGGGGCACGTACAACCACTTCGCGCGCTCAGCGGGACTGGACGACGTCGATGCCGCGCTCGACGCATTCGAGAGCGGCAGGACCGTCCGGGTGAGCGCGATATCGACGGCCTGCGACGGCGCCGACCCGACGCTCGCGCTGAACGCGGTCTCCGTCGGCAGCTATCCCGAGCTCATCGAGGAACGGGAGCGACTGCGTCCGCGACTGGGCAAATGGCTCGGCGGGATCCTCGCCGCGTGGCGGACGATGCGCACCGCTGAGCCCCTCACCATCGTGGTGGACGGCGAGCGGGCGCGCGTCTGGTCGGTGTTCGTCGGCATCGGCCGGAACGACCCCGAGCGGGTCGCCACGATGCAGCGGGCGGAGCTGACCTCCGCGATCCTCGATGTCCGCATCCACCACGCCCGAGGCTCACGGGTGCGTGCGATGGCGGCGCTGGCGTTCGGCCGCCGCACGACGGCCGTGCTGCGGGCGCTCGGTCTCATGCCGCCGAAGCAGGACGTCGAGCGTCTCCTCGTTCCCGCTTTCGAGATGCTGGTGCGCCCCGATGCGGGGCACTCCACGGTCTTCGTGCACGACGGCGAGCTGGCAGACCCACCAGGGCGTGCGTTCACCGTGCGGTGCACGGCGGTTGCCGATGCGGTGGAGGTCTTCGCTCGCTGA
- a CDS encoding Lrp/AsnC family transcriptional regulator, which yields MDDSVDAAILAEVSRDPRATLAQLGERVGLGVSAVQARLRRLESSGVITGYRAVLDPEKVGRSLSAFIEITPLDPSQPDNAPEVLEHLSAIEACHSIAGDASYMLFVRVGTPRDLESLIRDIRAAAAVSTRTTVVLQTFYENRPIALEA from the coding sequence ATGGACGATTCTGTCGACGCGGCGATCCTGGCCGAGGTCTCGCGCGACCCGCGGGCCACCCTCGCACAGCTCGGCGAGCGGGTCGGCCTGGGCGTCTCGGCCGTGCAGGCGCGGCTGCGCCGCCTCGAGAGCAGCGGGGTCATCACCGGGTACCGCGCGGTCCTGGACCCCGAGAAGGTCGGCAGGTCGCTCTCGGCGTTCATCGAGATCACGCCGCTGGACCCGTCGCAGCCGGACAACGCACCCGAGGTGCTGGAGCATCTCAGCGCGATCGAGGCGTGCCACTCGATCGCCGGCGACGCGAGCTACATGCTGTTCGTCCGGGTGGGGACGCCGCGCGATCTCGAGTCGCTGATCCGAGACATCCGCGCTGCCGCCGCGGTCAGCACACGCACCACGGTCGTCCTGCAGACGTTCTACGAGAACCGCCCCATCGCACTCGAGGCTTGA
- a CDS encoding DUF6421 family protein has product MSMTHTHNAQAIVGEPEVVEDAENTSAWRSLKAAAVALQQLQVPDGSIPDAAHHGAASAHVAAIIEAIDDLRPLFPHDDAYLAASVLDFRRWAAEGFGVPDFLDSLVAFQPQEHRIDGIRHLVVFPMYTQNGSSNRHVEALLVEVIWPEFIAELETEYTNRLFVSLRLIDFTPGYDTNSAVLFPETVAMREIPTFTWGAIFQDREAARYRRVVRAASAITKLDLPEDAARMLEDQQLTEKTFVMWDLIHDRTHMRGDLPFDPFMIKQRMPYFLYSLEELRCDLTAFRECVAITARLRGRLADGRALDAPEAEMLEHAVLVQYAVIFDRIFRFAITGSRVRNYDGLGGQLLFAWLHQRGVLHWTDTALAFDWDEVPAAVIALSDAIDELYWRSIDRPKKAHWLAAYELVRGTLTPNPASQWARGLPDGVLAGLPKGYTDAVLDDEFPLSMFFEALEKKMRPVIESTAGIRGTDA; this is encoded by the coding sequence ATGTCCATGACCCACACGCACAACGCGCAGGCGATCGTCGGCGAACCCGAGGTCGTCGAGGACGCCGAGAACACCTCCGCCTGGCGATCGCTGAAGGCCGCCGCGGTCGCCCTTCAGCAGCTGCAGGTGCCGGACGGCTCGATTCCGGATGCCGCGCACCATGGCGCCGCGTCTGCGCACGTCGCCGCCATCATCGAGGCCATCGATGATCTCCGGCCGCTCTTCCCCCACGACGACGCCTATCTCGCGGCATCCGTCCTCGATTTCCGCCGCTGGGCCGCCGAGGGCTTCGGCGTCCCCGACTTCCTCGATTCGCTCGTCGCCTTCCAGCCGCAGGAGCACCGGATCGACGGCATCCGGCATCTGGTCGTCTTCCCGATGTACACCCAGAACGGGTCGAGCAACCGGCACGTCGAGGCGCTGCTCGTCGAGGTCATCTGGCCCGAGTTCATCGCCGAGCTGGAGACCGAGTACACGAACAGACTGTTCGTCTCGCTGCGCCTGATCGACTTCACGCCCGGGTACGACACCAACTCGGCCGTGCTGTTCCCCGAGACCGTCGCGATGCGCGAGATCCCGACATTCACCTGGGGCGCGATCTTCCAGGACCGCGAGGCGGCGCGGTACCGGCGCGTCGTGCGCGCGGCATCCGCGATCACCAAGCTCGATCTGCCCGAGGATGCCGCGCGCATGCTCGAGGACCAGCAGCTCACCGAGAAGACCTTCGTGATGTGGGATCTCATCCACGACCGCACCCACATGCGCGGCGATCTGCCGTTCGATCCGTTCATGATCAAACAGCGGATGCCGTACTTCCTGTACTCGCTCGAGGAACTGCGCTGCGATCTGACGGCGTTCCGCGAGTGCGTGGCGATCACGGCGCGGCTGCGTGGACGGCTGGCCGACGGGCGGGCGCTGGATGCTCCCGAGGCCGAGATGCTCGAGCACGCCGTGCTCGTGCAGTACGCGGTGATCTTCGACCGCATCTTCCGCTTCGCGATCACCGGCTCGCGGGTGCGCAACTACGACGGGCTCGGCGGACAGCTGCTGTTCGCCTGGCTGCACCAGCGCGGCGTGCTGCACTGGACCGACACGGCGCTGGCGTTCGACTGGGACGAGGTTCCCGCGGCTGTCATCGCGCTCAGCGACGCGATCGACGAGCTGTACTGGCGCTCGATCGACCGTCCGAAGAAGGCGCACTGGCTGGCCGCATACGAGCTCGTCCGCGGCACGCTGACCCCGAACCCGGCGTCGCAATGGGCGCGCGGCCTGCCGGATGGCGTGCTGGCCGGTCTGCCGAAGGGGTACACCGACGCGGTGCTGGACGACGAGTTCCCACTGTCGATGTTCTTCGAGGCGCTGGAGAAGAAGATGCGGCCCGTGATCGAGTCGACCGCCGGGATCCGCGGGACGGATGCCTGA
- a CDS encoding SDR family NAD(P)-dependent oxidoreductase yields the protein MPEAGLTATVRGRTVLIAGATSAVRGRTVLIAGATSASGAAAARALIAAGSRVIAVGRDAGRLEHWAATLRPAQGPDAQGPRTAAQGPGTAAGAPALVTEVCDLTDESDVALLADRVHDAHGSIDGILHLVGGWRGGGGLAGQTEEDYRFLEQSLTALRCVSRAFDADLRASEAGRSAIVSSTAVARPLAGGANYAAVKAASEAWARAVAQGFAKAARDGGEPLRAASVIFRVKALDGLEAQLADRYVRLFAEDADAINDTIVELSPA from the coding sequence ATGCCTGAGGCCGGCCTGACCGCCACCGTGCGCGGTCGCACCGTGCTGATCGCGGGGGCGACCAGCGCGGTGCGCGGTCGCACCGTGCTGATCGCGGGGGCGACCAGCGCCTCGGGTGCAGCTGCGGCACGCGCGCTGATCGCGGCCGGCTCCCGGGTGATCGCGGTGGGGCGTGATGCGGGGCGGCTCGAGCACTGGGCTGCCACCCTCCGGCCTGCTCAGGGGCCGGACGCGCAGGGCCCGAGGACCGCGGCTCAGGGGCCGGGGACGGCGGCCGGAGCGCCGGCGCTCGTGACCGAGGTGTGCGATCTCACGGACGAAAGCGACGTCGCGCTGCTCGCCGATCGGGTGCACGATGCGCACGGGTCGATCGACGGCATCCTGCACCTGGTCGGTGGGTGGCGCGGTGGCGGGGGCCTTGCCGGTCAGACCGAGGAGGACTACCGGTTCCTCGAGCAGTCCCTCACGGCACTGCGTTGCGTCAGCCGCGCCTTCGATGCCGATCTTCGAGCATCGGAGGCAGGGCGCTCGGCCATCGTGTCATCGACGGCGGTCGCCCGACCCCTGGCCGGAGGCGCAAACTACGCGGCCGTCAAGGCGGCGAGCGAAGCGTGGGCCAGAGCCGTCGCGCAGGGCTTCGCCAAGGCTGCGCGCGACGGCGGCGAGCCGCTGCGTGCGGCATCCGTCATCTTCCGCGTCAAAGCCCTCGACGGCCTCGAGGCGCAGCTGGCCGATCGATACGTCCGCCTCTTCGCCGAGGATGCCGACGCCATCAACGACACGATCGTCGAACTCTCCCCGGCATAG
- a CDS encoding alpha/beta fold hydrolase: MPEITTSDGVRLHYLEAGVPTGRPVVLVAGFKAAATTWKPQSTALAKAGYRVIALDRRGHGSSPVGPDGAHTMDRHGADIADAIAALSLQDATVVGQSMGGNSVWAMVAAGRSDGIRDIVIVDQTPKMLNSDDWTFGFYGYDATNADTYFATGIPDPGRHPLRTKGPVRIARLLSALDLKAAKAGFTAAELELLHDHAKRDWRPAIGAASVPVLFVAGRESEFWPCEHAAAAASLARSGSSAVVEKAGHATNLEQPKAFNDGLLRWLAR; the protein is encoded by the coding sequence ATGCCCGAGATCACGACATCCGACGGCGTTCGGCTGCACTACCTCGAGGCGGGGGTGCCGACCGGGCGTCCGGTGGTCCTCGTCGCCGGCTTCAAGGCTGCCGCGACCACGTGGAAGCCGCAGAGCACCGCCCTCGCCAAGGCGGGCTACCGCGTGATCGCCCTCGATCGGCGCGGTCACGGGTCCTCGCCGGTCGGACCCGACGGCGCTCACACGATGGACCGCCACGGCGCCGACATCGCCGACGCGATCGCTGCGCTCTCACTCCAGGACGCGACCGTCGTCGGCCAGTCGATGGGCGGGAACTCCGTCTGGGCGATGGTGGCGGCGGGGCGCTCCGACGGCATCCGCGACATCGTGATCGTCGACCAGACCCCGAAGATGCTCAACTCCGACGATTGGACGTTCGGCTTCTACGGATACGACGCGACCAACGCCGACACGTACTTCGCGACCGGCATCCCCGATCCCGGCCGGCACCCGCTGAGGACCAAGGGTCCCGTCCGCATCGCCCGGCTGCTCAGCGCGCTGGACCTCAAGGCCGCCAAGGCCGGCTTCACCGCCGCGGAGCTCGAGCTGCTGCACGACCACGCGAAGCGAGACTGGCGACCCGCGATCGGCGCCGCGAGCGTGCCGGTGCTGTTCGTCGCCGGCCGGGAGAGCGAGTTCTGGCCGTGCGAGCACGCCGCAGCAGCGGCATCACTGGCTCGAAGCGGCTCCTCGGCCGTCGTCGAGAAGGCCGGCCACGCCACCAACCTCGAGCAGCCCAAGGCGTTCAACGACGGCCTTCTGCGCTGGCTGGCTCGCTGA
- a CDS encoding FAD-binding oxidoreductase, translating into MRAETDVAGALRGLLRPDQVLDGPAQLDAYAHDDAEWAPYARPRAVVFAGSTDDVAAVVRAAAEHGIPVVARGAGTGLSGGANAVPGSIVISLERMTRLIEVDAAERYAVVEAGMINDEFRVAVAAHGLWYPPDPASYRISTLGGNAATNAGGICCVKYGVTRDYVLGMTVVLADGEIVRLGRRTAKGATGYDLTALMVGSEGTLGIITELTLKLLPLGGREERAVVGAFGSLEGAGAAVAAISAAGIIPSALELIDEMCLRAVDEWQHLGLPHGAAALLLATVDDVGAVGAAAAASIASLMTEAGALGIEQAAEPAEVDRLFLARRLAYPALERLGPVLTEDICVPRTAVPRMLGLIREVAARDDVVIATIAHAGDGNLHPLIIAPEGDEAAKARAKVAFDRIVEDCRMLGGTVTGEHGVGLLKLPGARVELGERVLAMHRDIKAALDPRDILNPGKAF; encoded by the coding sequence ATGCGTGCTGAAACCGACGTCGCCGGAGCGCTGCGCGGCCTCCTCCGCCCCGATCAGGTGCTGGATGGCCCCGCACAGCTCGACGCGTATGCGCACGATGACGCCGAGTGGGCGCCGTACGCCCGCCCGCGCGCCGTCGTCTTCGCCGGAAGCACCGACGATGTCGCCGCCGTCGTCCGCGCGGCTGCCGAGCACGGCATCCCGGTCGTCGCACGCGGCGCCGGCACCGGGCTCTCGGGCGGTGCGAACGCCGTTCCCGGATCGATCGTGATCTCGCTGGAGCGGATGACCCGGCTCATCGAGGTCGATGCCGCAGAGCGCTACGCGGTCGTCGAGGCGGGCATGATCAACGACGAGTTCCGGGTCGCGGTCGCCGCGCACGGCCTCTGGTATCCGCCGGACCCCGCCAGCTACCGGATCTCCACGCTCGGCGGCAACGCCGCCACGAACGCCGGAGGCATCTGCTGCGTCAAGTACGGCGTGACCCGCGACTACGTCCTCGGGATGACGGTCGTCCTCGCCGACGGCGAGATCGTCCGGCTCGGCCGCCGCACCGCCAAGGGCGCGACCGGCTACGACCTGACGGCGCTGATGGTCGGCTCCGAGGGGACCCTCGGCATCATCACCGAACTGACCCTGAAGCTGCTGCCGCTCGGCGGCCGCGAGGAGCGCGCCGTCGTCGGCGCGTTCGGCTCGCTGGAGGGCGCCGGGGCGGCGGTCGCAGCGATCTCCGCGGCCGGGATCATCCCCAGCGCGCTCGAGCTGATCGACGAGATGTGCCTGCGCGCGGTGGACGAGTGGCAGCACCTCGGGCTGCCGCACGGCGCGGCGGCGCTGCTGCTGGCCACGGTCGACGACGTCGGAGCGGTCGGGGCGGCGGCTGCGGCATCCATCGCCTCGCTGATGACCGAAGCGGGCGCGCTGGGCATCGAGCAGGCCGCCGAGCCGGCCGAGGTCGATCGGCTGTTCCTCGCGCGGCGGCTCGCCTACCCGGCGCTGGAGCGACTCGGCCCGGTGCTCACCGAGGACATCTGCGTGCCGCGGACGGCGGTCCCGCGGATGCTCGGACTCATCCGCGAAGTCGCAGCCCGCGACGACGTCGTCATCGCCACGATCGCCCACGCCGGCGACGGCAACCTGCATCCGCTGATCATCGCGCCCGAGGGCGACGAGGCGGCCAAGGCCCGCGCGAAGGTCGCCTTCGACCGCATCGTCGAGGACTGCCGGATGCTGGGCGGCACCGTCACCGGTGAGCACGGCGTCGGGCTTCTGAAGCTGCCGGGCGCGCGCGTCGAGCTCGGCGAGCGGGTGCTCGCGATGCACCGTGACATCAAGGCGGCGCTGGACCCGCGAGACATCCTGAATCCGGGCAAGGCGTTCTGA